Proteins from a genomic interval of Solidesulfovibrio sp.:
- a CDS encoding fused MFS/spermidine synthase, whose amino-acid sequence MPIAPPHAPAARRDRLVLGGVFLLSGASALLFETLWFHLAGLVFGVGVYASALVLSSFMGGLALGNALISRFGRDVADPVRFYAAMELLVGAWGLLLVLSFPLLTVWLGAMLSPALDKPVLLNSLRFSFSFLLFLLPATAMGATLPLLVKALARRPGEFGLALGRLYGVNTLGACLGALAGETLLIAPLGLSGTGYFAAGLNLLAAVGALAVAKGFRDEPARAGEAAKPAPAALTGRAKRLLLAGFLSGGAFLGLEVVWTRFLQLFVRSTSLAFAVMLAVILAGIGLGGACAGWWLRREADGRRVTAPLILLVGAAALASFRLFESAAGVSAGPFQTVDWRYVTVLSLALMFPAAFVSGLVFTTLGEAFHREVGDRARSAGLVAMANTLGAMAGPLVAGFVLIPWLGMEWSLFLLCALYVPPALLCAGPTAPWPSAKRSRPLQAALAVFIMCLSLFPFGAMDGYFKRACADFLKDGEKLVATIEGVSGTLQYLRQDYLGEPYAYRLVTDGYSMSSTDRSAKRYMKLFGYFPEAVLQNPKSALLICFGTGSTAASLVEDKRLASIDIVDISRDVLRGADIVYPKPEKNPLEDPRVVTHVEDGRFFLLASPKKYDIITAEPPPPMMAGVVNLYSREYFQLMRERLADGGMVTYWLPVFEISPDDAKAILKAFSEVFEHASLWTGDNFNWMMVGVKKPRGPKPAKDFPAPWQAEETGPGLTRIGVEDPAQLGALFMLDGQSLADYLGEAKPLTDNYPKRLRGYPESPEVQKAYLADHNKLLDAMAAKERFAASAEAAALLPQAVRAESEAWFETQQIINTYLNNMLTPPPPLPAVNYVLSGTDLRVLPLWLMKSDAKKQAIVSKVLASGLAPTAETEFQLGIRALAERDYLLADAKLKRAQDLGYPSNLAPARVYVLCMAGLLSEAENLAAVAFRGGQASAQAKGYMDWLARTFGFRSPF is encoded by the coding sequence ATGCCGATTGCCCCTCCCCATGCCCCCGCCGCCCGGCGCGACCGGTTGGTCCTTGGCGGCGTCTTCCTGCTCTCCGGCGCCTCGGCCCTGCTGTTCGAGACCCTCTGGTTCCATCTGGCCGGGCTGGTTTTCGGCGTGGGCGTCTATGCCAGCGCGTTGGTGCTGTCGAGCTTCATGGGCGGGCTGGCCCTGGGCAACGCGCTCATTTCCCGCTTCGGCCGCGACGTGGCCGACCCGGTGCGCTTTTACGCCGCCATGGAACTGCTGGTCGGCGCCTGGGGACTGCTGCTGGTGCTGTCCTTTCCGCTTTTGACCGTGTGGCTGGGCGCCATGCTCAGCCCCGCCCTGGACAAGCCGGTGCTTCTCAACAGCCTGCGCTTCTCCTTTTCCTTCCTGCTGTTCCTGCTGCCGGCCACGGCCATGGGCGCGACGCTGCCGCTTCTGGTCAAGGCCCTGGCCAGGCGCCCCGGCGAATTCGGCCTGGCGCTGGGGCGCCTGTACGGCGTCAACACCCTCGGGGCCTGCCTGGGGGCGCTGGCCGGTGAGACGCTGCTCATCGCCCCGTTGGGGCTTTCGGGCACGGGCTATTTCGCCGCCGGCCTCAACCTCCTGGCCGCTGTGGGCGCCCTGGCCGTGGCCAAGGGCTTTCGCGACGAACCGGCCCGGGCCGGCGAGGCGGCCAAACCCGCCCCGGCGGCCCTGACCGGTCGGGCCAAGCGGCTGCTGCTGGCCGGCTTTCTGTCCGGCGGGGCCTTTTTGGGCCTGGAAGTGGTCTGGACGCGCTTTTTGCAGCTGTTCGTGCGTTCGACGAGCCTGGCCTTCGCCGTGATGCTGGCCGTCATCCTGGCCGGCATCGGCCTTGGCGGCGCCTGCGCCGGCTGGTGGCTGCGCCGCGAGGCCGACGGCCGGCGGGTCACCGCGCCCCTGATCCTGCTGGTCGGGGCGGCGGCCCTGGCTTCCTTCCGCCTGTTCGAATCCGCGGCCGGGGTTTCGGCCGGCCCCTTCCAGACCGTGGACTGGCGCTACGTGACCGTGCTGTCCCTGGCCCTGATGTTCCCCGCCGCCTTTGTCTCGGGCCTGGTCTTCACCACCCTGGGCGAAGCCTTCCACCGCGAGGTGGGCGACCGGGCCCGCTCGGCGGGGTTGGTGGCCATGGCCAACACGCTCGGGGCCATGGCCGGCCCCCTGGTCGCCGGTTTCGTGCTCATTCCCTGGCTGGGCATGGAATGGAGCCTGTTTTTGCTGTGCGCCCTCTACGTGCCGCCGGCCCTGTTGTGCGCCGGCCCCACCGCGCCCTGGCCGTCGGCCAAGCGCTCCAGGCCCCTCCAGGCCGCCCTGGCCGTCTTCATCATGTGTCTGTCGCTTTTCCCCTTCGGCGCCATGGACGGTTATTTCAAGCGGGCCTGCGCCGATTTCCTCAAGGACGGCGAAAAACTCGTCGCCACCATCGAGGGCGTCTCCGGCACCCTGCAATACCTGCGGCAGGACTACCTGGGCGAGCCCTACGCCTACCGCCTGGTCACCGACGGCTATTCCATGTCCTCCACGGACAGAAGCGCCAAGCGCTACATGAAGCTGTTCGGCTATTTTCCCGAAGCCGTGCTGCAAAACCCCAAAAGCGCCCTGCTCATCTGCTTCGGCACGGGCTCCACGGCCGCCTCCCTGGTGGAGGACAAGCGCCTGGCCTCCATCGACATCGTGGACATTTCCCGCGACGTGCTGCGCGGGGCGGATATCGTCTATCCCAAGCCCGAGAAAAATCCCCTGGAAGACCCGCGCGTGGTCACCCACGTGGAGGACGGCCGCTTCTTCCTTCTGGCCTCGCCCAAGAAGTACGACATCATCACGGCCGAGCCGCCGCCGCCCATGATGGCCGGGGTGGTCAACCTCTATTCCCGGGAATATTTCCAGCTCATGCGCGAGCGCCTGGCCGACGGCGGCATGGTCACCTACTGGCTGCCGGTCTTCGAGATCTCCCCGGACGATGCCAAGGCCATCCTCAAGGCCTTCAGCGAGGTCTTCGAGCACGCCTCGCTGTGGACCGGCGACAACTTCAACTGGATGATGGTGGGCGTCAAAAAGCCCAGGGGCCCCAAGCCGGCCAAGGATTTCCCCGCCCCCTGGCAGGCCGAGGAAACCGGGCCGGGCCTGACGCGCATCGGGGTCGAGGACCCGGCCCAGCTCGGGGCGCTGTTCATGCTCGACGGCCAGTCCCTGGCCGATTACCTGGGCGAGGCCAAGCCGCTCACCGACAACTACCCCAAGCGGCTGCGCGGCTATCCCGAAAGCCCCGAGGTGCAAAAGGCCTACCTCGCCGACCACAACAAGCTCCTCGACGCCATGGCCGCCAAGGAACGCTTCGCCGCCTCGGCCGAGGCGGCGGCGCTCCTGCCCCAGGCCGTGCGGGCCGAGTCCGAGGCCTGGTTCGAGACCCAGCAGATCATCAACACCTACCTAAACAACATGCTCACCCCGCCGCCGCCCCTGCCGGCCGTCAACTATGTGCTCTCGGGCACGGACCTGCGCGTGCTGCCCTTGTGGCTCATGAAGTCCGACGCAAAAAAGCAGGCCATCGTGTCCAAGGTCCTGGCCTCTGGCCTGGCCCCCACGGCGGAGACGGAATTCCAGTTGGGCATCCGGGCCCTGGCCGAGCGCGACTACCTGCTGGCCGACGCGAAACTCAAGCGCGCCCAGGACCTGGGCTACCCGAGCAACCTGGCTCCGGCGCGCGTCTACGTGCTGTGCATGGCCGGGCTGCTCT
- the nth gene encoding endonuclease III, which yields MDAAARAREIVSRLTPLYPDLAPALDHRGAYELLVATVLAAQCTDARVNTVTPEFFRRWPDPAALAEADVAAVETVVHSTGFFRQKAKNLVAAAKLLVARHDGAIPASMAALTALPGVARKTANIVLSNALGVHEGIAVDTHVRRLANRLGLTASDNPIIIEKDMMPLFARKEWGAINHLLVLHGRAVCKARSPRCDACVLGDICPRQGLRP from the coding sequence ATGGACGCGGCCGCCCGGGCCCGGGAGATCGTCTCCCGGCTCACCCCCCTCTATCCGGACCTCGCCCCGGCTCTCGACCACCGCGGTGCCTATGAACTCCTGGTGGCCACGGTCCTGGCCGCCCAGTGCACCGACGCCCGGGTCAACACCGTCACCCCGGAATTTTTCCGCCGCTGGCCCGACCCGGCCGCCCTGGCCGAGGCCGACGTGGCCGCCGTGGAAACCGTGGTCCATTCCACGGGTTTTTTCCGGCAAAAGGCCAAGAACCTCGTGGCCGCGGCCAAGCTTCTCGTGGCCCGCCACGACGGCGCCATCCCCGCCTCCATGGCCGCCCTGACCGCCCTGCCCGGCGTGGCCCGCAAGACCGCCAACATCGTGTTGTCCAACGCCTTGGGCGTCCACGAAGGCATCGCCGTGGACACCCACGTGCGCCGGCTGGCCAATCGCCTGGGCTTGACGGCCTCGGACAACCCGATCATCATCGAAAAGGATATGATGCCCCTTTTCGCGCGCAAGGAGTGGGGGGCGATCAACCACCTGCTCGTCCTGCACGGCCGGGCCGTGTGCAAGGCGCGTTCGCCGCGCTGCGACGCCTGCGTTCTTGGCGATATCTGCCCCAGACAGGGGCTGCGACCGTAA
- a CDS encoding pyruvoyl-dependent arginine decarboxylase, whose product MIPASFVPTKAFFTKGVGRHKNKLQSFELALREAGIEKLNLVYVSSIYPPHCQLITLDEGVSLLNPGQITFCVMARNATDEKNRLVGSAVGMAFPADKSNYGYISEHTSFGAEEQEIGDFAEDLASTMLATTLGIDFDPETAYDERRQTYLMSGKIIDSASMPCVTTGESGMWTTTISAVVFIP is encoded by the coding sequence ATGATCCCAGCCTCCTTCGTCCCCACCAAGGCGTTTTTCACCAAGGGTGTCGGCCGCCACAAAAACAAGCTGCAATCCTTTGAGCTCGCCCTGCGCGAAGCCGGCATCGAAAAGCTCAATCTGGTTTACGTGTCGAGCATTTACCCGCCGCACTGCCAGTTGATCACCCTGGACGAGGGCGTCAGTCTGCTCAACCCCGGCCAGATCACCTTCTGCGTCATGGCCCGCAACGCCACCGACGAGAAGAACCGGCTCGTGGGCTCGGCCGTGGGCATGGCCTTCCCGGCCGACAAGTCCAACTACGGCTACATCTCCGAGCACACCTCCTTCGGCGCCGAGGAGCAGGAAATCGGCGACTTCGCCGAGGACCTGGCCTCCACCATGCTGGCCACCACGCTCGGCATCGACTTCGACCCGGAAACCGCCTACGACGAACGCCGCCAGACCTACCTCATGAGCGGCAAGATCATCGACTCCGCCTCCATGCCCTGCGTCACCACCGGTGAGTCGGGCATGTGGACCACGACCATCTCGGCGGTGGTGTTCATTCCCTAA
- a CDS encoding SPOR domain-containing protein has translation MKLLSRFNVSQDKGGPRKFSFEISLSGVISVGIVVVLGMCWVFILGILVGRGYKPEAAVPQIAQMMPTTEIKQPEGTTNSAPPTVLKPEELQFMEGLHEGKDGEVVADSTQKSPADGRKAGDPKAAPMGAAPAAMAIPPQPKPAAGAIPPAPPKPAVVPAAPPRASVEPKAPFEKKEAGKYVATYQVAAFPSKEQAETMVKNLSRKGLAASIQEGTSNNRAVFRVKVQLKGSEAEIAQGLKRTGEKGPILLGKKPL, from the coding sequence ATGAAATTGCTCAGTCGATTCAACGTCTCCCAGGACAAGGGCGGACCCAGGAAGTTCTCCTTTGAAATCAGCCTGTCCGGTGTCATCTCCGTGGGCATCGTGGTGGTTTTGGGCATGTGCTGGGTGTTTATCCTCGGCATCCTGGTCGGCCGGGGCTACAAGCCCGAGGCGGCCGTGCCGCAGATCGCCCAGATGATGCCCACCACCGAAATCAAGCAGCCCGAAGGGACGACGAACAGCGCCCCGCCCACCGTGCTCAAACCCGAGGAACTCCAGTTCATGGAGGGCCTGCACGAGGGCAAGGACGGCGAGGTGGTGGCCGATTCCACCCAGAAATCCCCGGCCGACGGCAGAAAGGCCGGGGACCCCAAAGCCGCGCCCATGGGCGCGGCCCCGGCGGCCATGGCCATTCCCCCCCAGCCCAAGCCGGCGGCCGGCGCCATCCCCCCCGCGCCGCCCAAACCCGCGGTCGTGCCCGCCGCCCCGCCTCGGGCGAGCGTCGAACCCAAGGCCCCCTTCGAAAAAAAGGAGGCCGGGAAATACGTGGCGACGTACCAAGTGGCGGCCTTTCCGTCCAAGGAACAGGCCGAAACCATGGTCAAGAACCTGTCCCGCAAGGGGCTGGCCGCGTCCATCCAGGAGGGGACGTCCAACAATCGCGCGGTGTTTCGGGTCAAGGTCCAGCTCAAGGGCTCCGAGGCGGAAATCGCCCAGGGACTCAAGCGGACCGGTGAAAAAGGGCCTATACTTCTCGGCAAGAAACCCTTATAA
- the argS gene encoding arginine--tRNA ligase — translation MRATDHLRGLLERALAGLAIAWPEKTTIEPPRERAHGDLATNVAMVAAKQARTAPRQLAEKLRETLLASGTDLAAVEVAGPGFLNVTFAPAFWQRSVLEVLGAGDGYGRCDIGRGTRVQVEYVSANPTGPLHIGHGRGAAVGDSLARVLRAAGYDVATEYYINDAGRQMRILGQSILYRYRELLGEPVTEPEDYYRGDYVKDLAQELIDRDGRLLLEMPEEAATDVCRLHGEKRILDGIKQDLADFRVGHEVWFPESTLLAAGAVERTFDDLRAKGLAYDKDGAFWFATTQFGDDKDRVLVKSGGELTYFASDIAYHDDKFHRGFDILVDIWGADHHGYVPRMKACVAALGRDPEKSLKVILVQLVNLLKGGEQIAMSTRAGKFETLADVVAEVGADAARFMFLSRKSDSHLDFDLDAVKQKSMENPVYYVQYAHARVKSLFAKAAERGFDPAPAAADMLALLTTPEDLELLKLLEQYPDTVAAAARAFSPHLVSFYLRELAGRLHRYYTVNPVLTAGDDALVSARLRLLEAVAVVVGNGLSLLGVSAPDKM, via the coding sequence ATGCGCGCCACCGATCATCTGCGCGGGTTGCTGGAGCGGGCCCTGGCCGGCCTGGCCATCGCCTGGCCGGAAAAAACCACCATCGAACCGCCGCGCGAGCGGGCCCACGGCGACCTGGCCACCAACGTGGCCATGGTGGCCGCCAAGCAGGCCAGGACGGCGCCCCGGCAACTGGCCGAGAAGCTCCGCGAAACCCTGCTCGCCTCGGGAACCGACCTGGCCGCCGTGGAGGTGGCCGGCCCGGGCTTTTTAAACGTCACCTTCGCGCCGGCCTTCTGGCAGCGCTCGGTGCTCGAGGTGCTTGGCGCCGGCGACGGCTACGGCCGGTGCGACATCGGCCGGGGCACGCGGGTGCAGGTGGAATACGTCTCGGCCAACCCCACCGGCCCCCTGCACATCGGCCACGGCCGGGGCGCGGCCGTGGGCGACAGCCTGGCCCGGGTGCTGCGCGCCGCCGGCTACGACGTGGCCACCGAATACTACATCAACGACGCCGGCCGGCAGATGCGCATCCTCGGCCAGTCCATCCTCTACCGCTACCGGGAGCTTCTGGGCGAGCCGGTCACCGAGCCCGAGGACTACTACCGGGGCGACTACGTCAAGGATTTGGCCCAGGAGCTCATCGACCGCGACGGCCGGCTCCTTCTGGAGATGCCCGAGGAGGCGGCCACGGACGTCTGCCGCCTGCACGGCGAGAAACGCATCCTCGACGGCATCAAGCAGGACCTGGCCGATTTTCGGGTCGGCCACGAGGTCTGGTTCCCGGAATCGACGCTTCTGGCCGCCGGGGCCGTGGAGCGGACCTTCGACGACCTGCGGGCCAAGGGCCTGGCCTACGACAAGGACGGGGCCTTCTGGTTCGCCACGACCCAATTCGGCGACGACAAGGACCGGGTGCTGGTCAAGTCCGGCGGGGAGCTGACCTACTTCGCCTCGGACATCGCCTACCACGACGACAAGTTCCACCGGGGCTTCGACATCCTGGTGGACATCTGGGGCGCCGACCACCATGGCTACGTGCCGCGCATGAAGGCCTGCGTGGCCGCGCTTGGCCGCGACCCGGAAAAAAGCCTCAAGGTCATCCTGGTCCAGCTCGTCAACCTCCTCAAGGGCGGCGAGCAGATCGCCATGTCGACAAGGGCCGGCAAGTTCGAGACCCTGGCCGACGTGGTGGCCGAGGTCGGGGCCGACGCCGCCCGGTTCATGTTTTTGTCGCGCAAATCCGACAGCCACCTGGACTTCGACCTCGACGCGGTCAAGCAGAAGTCCATGGAAAACCCGGTCTACTACGTCCAGTACGCCCATGCCCGGGTCAAATCGCTTTTCGCCAAGGCGGCCGAGCGGGGCTTCGACCCGGCCCCGGCCGCGGCGGACATGCTGGCCCTTTTGACCACGCCCGAGGACCTGGAGCTGCTCAAGCTCCTGGAACAGTATCCCGACACCGTCGCCGCCGCCGCCCGGGCCTTCTCGCCCCACCTGGTGAGCTTCTACCTGCGCGAGCTGGCCGGCCGGCTGCACCGCTACTATACCGTCAACCCGGTCCTGACCGCCGGGGACGACGCCCTGGTTTCGGCCCGGCTGCGCCTGCTTGAGGCCGTGGCCGTGGTCGTCGGCAACGGCCTGTCCCTGCTTGGCGTGTCCGCCCCGGACAAAATGTAG
- a CDS encoding ACP S-malonyltransferase, whose protein sequence is MSARQNRLAVLFPGQGSQEKGMGRALAEASAEAAELWTLAEKASGLALREIYWEGDEAAMADTRALQPAMTAVTLGLWFAARQRLGDIVGFAGHSLGEYAALAASGMLEVGRTLALTSLRGRLMAEAPNAGGAMAAVLKLSLGDIEDVVRQAVEATGKILLVANYNSPGQFVLSGEKPAIEAAAALVKERKGRAVALPVSNAFHSPLMAEPAAELEKALKKAGLRAPSQAPVFFNVTGAPETDADTALALMCRQMTSQVRWIDTMANLHAAGARTFVELGPKGVLAKLVTGNLKDACPDCTAVGVADAAAVAALEV, encoded by the coding sequence GTGAGCGCAAGGCAAAACCGCCTGGCCGTACTGTTTCCCGGCCAGGGTTCCCAGGAAAAGGGCATGGGCCGCGCCCTGGCGGAAGCGTCCGCCGAGGCGGCCGAACTGTGGACGCTGGCCGAGAAGGCCTCGGGGCTTGCCCTGCGGGAAATCTATTGGGAAGGCGACGAGGCGGCCATGGCCGACACCCGCGCCCTGCAACCGGCCATGACCGCCGTGACGCTGGGCCTGTGGTTCGCCGCCCGCCAAAGGCTCGGCGACATCGTCGGTTTTGCCGGCCATAGCCTCGGCGAATACGCCGCCCTGGCCGCCTCGGGCATGCTGGAGGTGGGCCGGACCCTGGCGCTCACCAGCCTGCGCGGCCGGCTCATGGCCGAAGCCCCCAACGCCGGCGGGGCCATGGCCGCCGTGCTCAAGCTTTCCCTCGGCGACATCGAGGACGTGGTGCGCCAGGCCGTCGAAGCCACCGGCAAAATCCTCCTCGTGGCCAACTACAACTCCCCGGGCCAGTTCGTGCTTTCCGGCGAAAAACCGGCCATCGAGGCCGCCGCCGCCCTGGTCAAGGAGCGCAAGGGCCGGGCCGTGGCGCTCCCCGTCAGCAACGCCTTCCACAGTCCGCTCATGGCCGAGCCGGCGGCGGAGCTGGAAAAGGCCCTCAAAAAAGCCGGACTGCGCGCCCCGAGCCAGGCCCCGGTCTTTTTCAACGTCACCGGCGCCCCCGAAACCGATGCCGACACGGCCCTGGCCCTCATGTGCCGCCAGATGACCTCGCAGGTGCGCTGGATCGACACCATGGCCAACCTCCACGCCGCCGGGGCGCGCACCTTCGTGGAGCTCGGCCCCAAGGGCGTGCTGGCCAAGCTGGTCACGGGCAACCTGAAGGACGCCTGCCCCGACTGCACGGCCGTGGGTGTGGCCGACGCGGCTGCCGTGGCCGCCTTGGAGGTCTAA
- a CDS encoding RsmG family class I SAM-dependent methyltransferase translates to MRNKAVAGSFPPPDAPAVTREAAALGRRLTREQATLLAGYLQLVERFRGKVNLVGPADWPTVLATLVADSWHLADFLAGPAVSRLLPPAGAPVACLDFGAGAGLPGIPLRAFWNRGPYYLLEARRKRCVFLTEAVARLGLAGLAVAEGDVARIVPAVLAGRGEGFVLCVSRAFAPWREFLAVCRALVPPPMAVVTMTGEACRDDAPGFGLAAAAAYPVGGRTRHLSLYSPAVPSM, encoded by the coding sequence ATGCGGAACAAGGCCGTGGCCGGAAGCTTCCCGCCGCCGGACGCGCCGGCCGTGACCCGGGAGGCGGCGGCCCTCGGGCGGCGGCTGACCCGGGAACAGGCGACGCTTCTGGCCGGCTACCTGCAGCTTGTGGAACGCTTTCGCGGCAAGGTCAACCTGGTCGGCCCGGCCGACTGGCCGACCGTCCTGGCGACGCTTGTGGCCGATTCCTGGCATCTGGCCGATTTTCTGGCCGGCCCGGCCGTTTCGCGCCTGCTGCCGCCGGCGGGCGCCCCGGTCGCCTGCCTCGATTTCGGGGCCGGAGCGGGCCTGCCCGGCATCCCGCTGCGGGCCTTCTGGAACCGGGGGCCCTATTATCTGCTGGAGGCCCGCCGGAAACGCTGCGTGTTTCTCACCGAGGCCGTGGCCCGGCTGGGGCTGGCCGGCCTGGCCGTGGCCGAGGGCGACGTGGCCCGCATCGTGCCGGCCGTGCTGGCCGGCCGGGGGGAAGGCTTCGTGCTGTGCGTAAGCCGCGCCTTCGCGCCGTGGCGGGAGTTCCTGGCCGTCTGCCGGGCGCTCGTGCCGCCGCCCATGGCCGTTGTGACCATGACCGGCGAGGCCTGCCGGGATGACGCCCCGGGGTTTGGCCTGGCCGCCGCCGCCGCCTATCCGGTGGGCGGCAGGACGCGCCATCTGTCGCTTTATTCGCCCGCGGTGCCTTCCATGTAG
- a CDS encoding 23S rRNA (pseudouridine(1915)-N(3))-methyltransferase RlmH, with protein MKPLRLHVVGAAKAPFFRDAAAHYLTALRRYLPVEEIVVRDGKASDPTRRRDEEGKALLAKLSPRDCVVVLDEHGISLPSRALAAKLSGLIEDPGRVPCFVVGGAHGLARAVLDRADLTLALGPGTLPHELARVVLYEQLYRAAAILAGSPYHH; from the coding sequence ATGAAACCCCTTCGCCTGCATGTCGTCGGCGCCGCCAAGGCCCCCTTTTTTCGCGACGCCGCCGCCCACTATCTGACGGCCCTGCGGCGCTACCTGCCGGTCGAGGAGATCGTCGTGCGCGACGGCAAGGCCTCCGACCCGACCCGGCGGCGGGACGAGGAAGGCAAGGCCCTGTTGGCGAAACTCTCGCCGCGCGACTGCGTCGTCGTGCTCGACGAGCACGGCATCTCGCTGCCCTCGCGCGCCTTGGCCGCCAAGCTCTCGGGCCTGATCGAGGACCCGGGCCGGGTGCCCTGCTTCGTCGTCGGCGGCGCCCATGGCCTGGCCCGGGCCGTCCTCGACCGGGCCGACCTGACCCTGGCCCTGGGGCCGGGCACCCTGCCCCACGAACTGGCCCGGGTGGTCCTGTACGAACAACTCTACCGGGCGGCGGCCATCCTGGCCGGCTCGCCCTATCACCATTAA
- a CDS encoding DUF4390 domain-containing protein, whose amino-acid sequence MDCPSPETYGLPRTAPPLGRLLAAVAVFLAATLWAAAPARAQELLLSNLVLNNFEGKIRVRFGVEPTGIEPIRQALAAGERLALTCKARLSVKRDYVWNQEVTKAAWQSELRRLKGGDFIASLPGQGTVADKDLRTLFRKAWGEILIDLGPWDRLERGQTYVLTLELSLQRPDISPWLRKGLFFWPFDAAAPVSYQLDFTY is encoded by the coding sequence ATGGATTGTCCGTCCCCCGAAACATACGGCCTGCCGCGAACGGCGCCTCCGCTTGGCCGCCTGCTTGCGGCCGTGGCCGTGTTTCTGGCCGCGACCCTGTGGGCCGCCGCGCCGGCCCGGGCTCAGGAACTGCTGCTGAGCAACCTGGTGCTCAACAATTTCGAGGGCAAGATCCGGGTGCGCTTCGGCGTGGAGCCCACGGGCATCGAACCCATCCGCCAGGCCCTGGCCGCCGGCGAGCGGCTGGCGCTGACCTGCAAGGCCCGGCTTTCGGTCAAGCGCGACTACGTCTGGAACCAGGAAGTGACCAAGGCCGCCTGGCAAAGCGAGTTGCGACGGCTTAAAGGCGGCGATTTCATCGCCTCTCTGCCCGGGCAGGGCACGGTTGCCGACAAGGACCTGCGCACGCTTTTCCGCAAGGCCTGGGGCGAGATCCTCATCGACCTCGGCCCCTGGGACCGCCTGGAACGGGGGCAGACCTACGTGCTGACCCTGGAGCTTTCCCTGCAGCGCCCGGACATTTCCCCGTGGCTTCGCAAGGGGCTTTTCTTCTGGCCCTTCGACGCCGCCGCGCCCGTCTCCTACCAGCTCGATTTCACCTACTGA
- a CDS encoding TIGR01777 family oxidoreductase, producing the protein MRVVIAGGTGFIGRALVRSLTDDGHEAVVLSRTASGHRSRPGVTFAPFDGRTATGWGHLLDGAGALVNLAGENIASGYWTRARKGRLRDSRLFAGQAVMEALSGVAAPPAVLVQGSATGYYGDRGELPTDESAPCGQGFLAGLARDWEASTAGAEALGIRRVVARTAVVLGAGGGALPRMLAPYRYFLGGPLGSGRQYFPWIHLHDEVAAIRFLLDEPRASGPFNLAAPGAVSQDELAGALGRALGRPSFLRVPEAALRLLLGEMGRELFLSGVRAVPAKLSALGFVFRHPSLGAALADLLAGAGGFRG; encoded by the coding sequence ATGCGAGTGGTCATCGCCGGCGGCACGGGTTTCATCGGCCGGGCGCTGGTTCGATCATTGACGGACGACGGGCACGAGGCCGTGGTCCTGTCGCGCACGGCCTCGGGACACCGGTCGCGGCCGGGTGTGACGTTCGCGCCTTTTGACGGCCGCACGGCCACGGGCTGGGGCCATCTGCTCGACGGCGCCGGCGCCCTGGTCAACCTGGCCGGGGAGAACATCGCCTCGGGCTACTGGACCAGGGCCCGCAAGGGGCGCCTTCGCGACAGCCGCCTTTTCGCCGGCCAGGCGGTCATGGAGGCGCTTTCGGGCGTGGCCGCGCCGCCGGCCGTGCTCGTCCAGGGCTCGGCCACGGGCTATTACGGCGACCGGGGGGAACTGCCCACGGACGAGTCCGCGCCGTGCGGCCAGGGCTTTCTGGCCGGCCTGGCCAGGGACTGGGAAGCCTCCACGGCCGGGGCCGAAGCGTTGGGGATTCGCCGGGTGGTGGCGCGCACGGCCGTGGTCCTCGGGGCCGGCGGCGGGGCCCTGCCCCGGATGCTCGCCCCCTACCGATATTTCCTCGGCGGCCCCCTGGGCAGCGGCCGGCAGTATTTCCCCTGGATCCATCTCCACGACGAAGTGGCGGCCATCCGCTTTCTCCTGGACGAGCCGCGGGCCTCGGGCCCCTTCAACCTGGCCGCGCCCGGGGCCGTCAGCCAAGACGAGCTGGCCGGGGCGCTGGGCCGGGCCCTTGGCCGGCCGTCCTTCCTGCGTGTCCCCGAGGCCGCCCTGCGCCTTTTGCTGGGGGAGATGGGGCGGGAACTCTTTCTCAGCGGCGTGCGGGCCGTGCCGGCGAAGCTTTCGGCCCTCGGTTTCGTCTTCCGCCATCCCTCCCTGGGCGCGGCCCTGGCCGACCTCCTGGCCGGGGCGGGAGGCTTCCGTGGATAA